AAAGTGTTAAAGCAGTCTTCCCTGTTGCCATTAGTTGAAATTATGACTTAGAGGAAATATTTCCATGTAGATGTGGACaggtcatagactgtatataaagtgtcttgatcgccaccttgtggctggctgcagtacaggtcatagatcctgcctcctccgtgttaatggatgggacatcgGCCCAATTAAAAAGtcaatgaacattttaaatacattttctcttaaagaaagtttctgtcattttaaggtagttcttatcacactgatgattGTTCATATGCTCATGTTTTCAGGTTAGTTTAATTTGAATTAGttgacagctcagactgactcgtgattagTTTAGTGCACGTATTGGTGGGTATTTTCAACGACAACTAAGATTGTGCAAAGTTTTTTAAACCCTAAAAAATGCATAGAGAGGAAAAATTAAGGGGACAAAATTTGAATTCTTATAATAGTGCTTTGTAATAACAACAACGACAACAAAACTAATAATAACAAACTGACTGATATCCAGCAAATGTGTGGCAGGTATTACAATGGAGACTTACTAGCTGATTTCTGTGACTGAGATAGATGTGTGAGGGGGAGCTCAGCTGAGGCCCAATACTGTTGACAATAAATATTGCATAGAGGAGAAACTTCCATTACAAGAGGACTTTTTCTGCACTAACCGTGGAACCACCTCTTCCCTAAAAATGTCATGCAACCTGGTTTATTTAAAGTCACGACTGGGGAACACACACCACTGCCTTTTAAAGGTGACTCTAAAGGCCTCTCATACATCACGCACAGTAGCTATGAGTAAAACATATTTAGAGAAAGTGAACAGGAACTGACTCAAGATCCACATTATGAAAATTATAATGGCTTAATGGAAGTTATATAATCCCTGTGGCAGATCCAGGATAATCTCTTGTGTAAAAACCAAAGCCTCAATGTGGAGAGAGGAAACCATTCATAATCTTCTGCACGAACCAGAACACACAGTTGTCTGTCAGGCTAAACCAGTTCACATAGAGTTAACACAAAAATGTTCTTCCTGTTTGGAACTATGCATACAAATCACCACTGATATCCATCAAGGCAGCCAAAGTAGGATCACATTCAACCGGATATGGGGCAGCATttaccttcaaaataaaagcactacACTTGTGGCATGGGACTTTTTGGGATGCCAATGTAcgataacattttttaaattaatctttAATCAATTAAGAAGCAAATTCTGATCCCTATCAAAAATGCTGAGTTAGCTGCGTTTCATCATAGGGATAACAATCATTAtcctttggaaaaaaaatgtgttccatccatccatatacTCTGGGATATTTGACATTGGCTTTTTTCTGTGCCTTTTTGAATGTCAAAGATTCAATTGATGCCTGATTTGAATACGTTAGATATGATTAAAGTTAATTTGTATAAACCACTGAAAATAAAGCTGCTGTAAGCACATAGCATTTTCTGCCAGGCTTTTAACCAATATATCAGGTGGGACACACAGTTTTAGCCTTTTTACAATGGCTTTCAGTTAATTTATAAATAACAGGTTATTTTAATTACTTAAAAGGCACTTTCTGTAGTATATTGCTGATATTGTGTTCCCACGTTACCCTGCTCACACTTTGAGATCCTCTGGCAGGAGCCAGGTTCTCGGCTGAGGACAAAGGGGGGCAGAGCTTCTAATACACCCTgcctgagaaaacacagcaggCTGAGTCAGGCGTGTCTGGCGTACATTGTGTtgatattcttttatttataattttatgactgttttttgtttgctgtttgtttgtttgtttttatggtaTTCTCTAATGTTACTTGCGTGGTTTTGACCTGCGAAGcactttttaactttgtaaCTTGCAAAGTGCTgtgttaataaaaatatattatcattacTCAGAAACCAGACTACATTGAAGAGGAAGACAAACGGGAAAGTAATACCTTCCTGAAatgacttttattgtgaaatgacGGGCACTGGAAGCGGAAGTGGTACAGTTTTCGGTCTGTGTCACCGGCTGACGTCACTGAATGGGAGCTGAGTGGGGACAGTTTAACCAAACTAATAAAGGACTGGGACAGAAGATAAACTCCAGCAAAGATCAACGATGTCGAAGACAGAGAGCAAAGACATGACAGAggcggtgagtgtgtgttccagtgtgtgtttgtgtgtgtgtctgacctgagctggttgtgttgttgtttttttacacctTCTTTTTAACCTCAACACTTTGTGACGTGTTTGTTCAGATGGAGGAAACGATGCAGAGACTTCAGGGAAGGTTTCAGGGCATCTCCGAACAGCTGGAGTCCAgacatatcctttgtttctgtctttacatCCGGAACACAAACTCTACACTGTTCCACACTTTCTGTTTCAGAAAGGACCCCGGAAGCAGTTTTGGTTCAGGCAGCTGTGAGGTCTGTTagtttacacactcacacctgaAGACATGTGGGGCGTTCAGATTTAGTCTCAAGTGGAAAATGTTTGCTAATGCTGTTTGTTAGAATATACATTTGTTAAATTCAAATTACATtagaatgagagaaaaaaaaaagtgagtaTTGGTTTATGAGTAgaactttatataaaaacactATCCATTCACTATAGTCATTGTAGGAGCAGATGTGAATCATGTGAATGGTAATAAAGCATTTCATGAAATATTAGACAATTGTTATATATTCATACATTTGTGTGCAAAGTTTTTTATGTACCATGTACCAATTGCCTTCCCTTTTCCTGTTAGTCATTCAGTTTCCTAACTACTTATaattaaattaacattttatttgtaataatatataatttcttatttttttgcaaatttttgATTTTACatcatgaattattcatttatcacacatttattttgtctATTCATTAATAGATTAACTTATTAGTTTTGTAAACAATTTTTAATGCCTATTTCTACAGTACAATTGTTCATTAATGCAATTATTAGTGTTTCCATGACAATAATGGTCTTCTATTGCCTTGTCTTCATTTAAAGGTCCAAATGTCAAACtaataaataatgttgtttttacgAATATATTCCTCTATTTGCAGCTCAATAGCACATTCTAATAATGATCTCAATAATAAACAGAATTTacacaataatcttataaattaaataattatgaaatagtcccattcatttaaatgttgtttacaGTGCACTAGTGAGACCCTTGTAAAATAAACTTATGAGCAGGGACAACttctttaaatgttgtgttatGCACGTCGCTGTCAACCATTAACACCAGGTAAACCAGTTTACCTTTGAGAATGTACTTACGATTGATGATTGTGCTGTACTGTGTGGTTGcagtttttctgtgttgttgctgtCGTTGCTGTTgtactgtgttgtttttcagtgttgtttctgtctgtttggtGTGCAGATTTTTCCTTCATTTTAACACTAACTCAAATGGGAACCCGCATCGATGACCTTGAGAAAAACGTCTCAGACCTGATGACCCAGGCTGGTATGGAGGAGCAGGCGGTTTCAAAGTGACAGCAGGCCCACAGTTCATCTGACACATAAGCTCTTCATATTATACCCTCAGAAACTGTGGGTTCACTTTGGCTCTGAAGTTTCACTTTCATCAaacatcctgagatctttgagtTGGCATTAGTTTACCTCTACAGATTATATCACTTTAAGGGTTTGGCCTaatgtcagtgtttttcagGGTGCTACAATACTCCTAACAAATGTGTATCTCTCAGTGCCTACACCAATCACAGGCTAAAGAGGATCGGATCACCATGTTGGCatgatcatttattttgtaGTAACACTTGTCATTGTTTTTCAAAGCATGTACCATCAGATTGTTAGGCATTACCTCCTGTGGTGCGGCCAAAAGAAGGAAGAGCCAAGAAATAGCATGGGTGAGAATAGAGTTTAATTCACGATTTATTGTTTACAGTCTATTTTCTTACTAAAAGATCTTGCTCATATCCTTAAAGTGTAACTAACAGATTTCAATGCATTTACTACCTCATATagaatattttcaaaatgttttaatatcttTAATGCAGCATTTTTTACACATTGTGGTCTTCCTCTCCCCTGTTAGTGCCAACAACATATTTAtgtgcatgtacacacatttTGGGCATGTGTTGTTAAAGCAGGAAATATAAATAGTGAAGGACATTGTAGCTCAACAGCGCCTCTATTGGTCAAACACTCAACAAGCTTAAACACATGGAAGGAGACTGACTGACAGAAAACACTGCAGAAGATGTATTCAGTGTCTTAACAGCAGTAGCTTTACTTTTAACAGTTGAACTACTTACTTCAGTTGTTCCTCAACATTACTCTGAAACCAATGTCAGTCTGGTCACAGTAGTAATGTAGTAATCACAGTCTGAAACCCTTTTTGTAACTATGCATACATTTCATCTAAAACTATgaatgatggggggggggggggagaaatatCTCAAAGCTATGATCCAATAACTTCACAGAAAAGACCATTATCTCTCTTCTTGAGAAAGAACTGCACAGTTCAGACCACCACAGGTCCTGTTAAAAACGGCTGCTGATTGGTTAATCAATGATTATTCCTTTATTCTTTCCACATAACCACTTAAACATTGCAATACAAAGTGACCAGCCGCAGTAAAAACAccatttattgttatttggaTGTCACTGCTACAGACTGAAGTATTGTTTAATTGAGGCCTGTAGTTTATCTGGATTTCTGAGATTTCTTGATCACATCTATGCAGTTTATTCCTGAGTACAACACAGAGTACTAGGTGTAATACAACTATGTGCTATATTTCACATCTTCCATTTTCCTCTGATATGTTTAATGCACATTATGTTGAACTCAGATTAGCAATCAGATAAACCGAAGTATATTCTATGTTTTTCACTGTGCACCAAAGTTAATCAAATTGCCAAATAAAGActttttttgaacattttcgGTTACTGCTTCTTGGAATCACTGAATTGTGTTTGACCTCACAGTAGCTTTTCCAAAAGAGCACCAATCATCAAATTATTCCTTTACtgctgatatatttatattaggTACAGAATTGTTATTTGATTCTTTGTCACTGCAGAAGTCCTTTACATCAGtttacaaaatataatttctacCATTTCTACCGAACTTTTACAATCTGTTTACGGTAAGTTGAAGAACAGAGAACAATTTACCTCTATTGGCCTTGTCAAATTCCCAGGTTGGGGCAAATATTTGAGATTTtctatttgagttttttttcacCCTATTTTCAAATTTGATGAAATCTTAAagttggttatttatttatatgaaatgtACACTGAAATCCATTTTGCAACTTTATCTCATTTAATTGACATTTTTCAAACTACACCAATGTCTCCATATTTACTACTTGCTCCATGCTAACTCTTAGTTGTCACTAGgtttgcaaaggggcggaaagtttccggtaaatttccggaaactttccggaaactttccatgggaagtttagctcgggaattttgggaattttgaaaaaaaaaaaaaaaaaaaaaaagcaaattaaacgctgagcaataaaaacatcattcaaattctattttaaatatggatggaatgcagcacacgctgcacgttgagtttcaaccctccactgtgcattcttccatcacatgcacagtaattcccagcatcctgcacactacagcgcAATTGagacctgctgtagtgtgcaggactagtcaggtaagttccgatgatattactggggaaaatatattagcatgctgatcatctagcctatttccattcatttatccatcaattgtaaaatatgtttacagcggttccaattgtttggctaactatttatatctctggcattgcattagtgtttttttacaaacttttttctcatcttatctacagaacaatgccacgtgcactatttcatgtgtggagacatttcacccaatccaatgtagaaggaaaggctgtttacatttgcaaatactgtgcaaagacctatgttaagaatgacacaaagatgtaGAAGCATAtagcccaaagtttcctcagggctcaaatcagcctatgacaaaacaaaatgtttatatttatgtctgtatatgacaaagtaaatacagttagtataaattacccacaacatttccagtttattcccgttaattcccgtatattcccgtatattcccgttaattcccgtatattcccgttaattcccgttaattcccatggaaagtttccaactgtaaatattcccggaattttgcaaccctagttgtcaCACACGTCTAACATCTGTTCCGTTTTATACGACAAAGGATAAACGGTTAGATCCATAAGACAAGACAATGTGATACATGTTGTTATTTAGAATTTAAAACCTGCACATGTGACTACAGTGTCAACTAGATTCAAATTTTGGTTGTTTTCCCTCCTAAGTAGAAATTCACATCAATCTTTCCAATAGTCTGTCACATTAGTCATATGGCAGCATGAAGGATGTGGACAGCAGATAAAACAAATGTCATAACTCCGCCATGTGCAAGCGGTGCCTTTaaattcaagctgcaccagatttcatGCACTCATACATTTTGGTCGTCTAAATATGCCtgaataaatcaatcaatcaataaaaccTGTTGAAGAAATATGAAGATAATTGCTGTTGTTGAACCTTTCTATCCTGTTTCTTATACTTTTCAGTCTTGCGAAGAAGGGTTAAAGAAGTTGCTAAAAGACACAGTTTTTAAATTTGGCTCCaataaaaagtaatttacaATAGACAAATCCACTGAAGACTACAGGGATGTAAACGTTGCTTATGTAAAACTATAATCCCCTCTAGTGGTCGCACATAGTCATTACAGTAAGTGGATGTGTAGCTGACCATGGTGCTGAATTTGAATTTGCTCAGTTTGCTGTTCAGCTCATAGGTTTAGCTGCTTATGTTACTGGTACATCTGTACAACCCAGTGCATGACGCGACTCACAATCAGAAACACCTTTCAATATACTGTAGTTCAGTTTAGCACAACATTTTAACTATAgtcttaataataaatatgtaatttgcAAATTATGATTTAAGGCCTGTAAGTGGCCAAGAGATCCGTGATGCGTTTGCCCCCTTGGCTCAAATTAAGAGTTGTAGATACAACAGTTTGTAGAATGATAAGCTACAACATTAACATCAGTTACCTTCTTTATAATACTGTGCCTCTAACTGTGTGGTTATAATATGGTTGTGCCGTAACATGAAGGTACATGAAGAAATGCTTTGCCCAGTTTGATGTAGAAGAACTACAGTGACCTGCACACAACCCTGATCTCGATTCCATCCGACAAATTTGAGCCTGTGAGCCAGGCCTTAATGTTTGTTTATATCACTAATGCTTAATGGGAGTAAATCCCTGCAGCCACGTTCCATAATCTTGTGGAAAGCCTGAAACCAGACACTGCCTGTTGCTTAGGAACAAGATGTTCAATAATCACATATGGGTAAATGTTCAAGTGACCatatataaaatacatacaTGATGTGGTGGTGGATGCACTTCCAGTGTTTGTGCTGTAGATGGCAGCTTACTGCCAAGGACTCACCTCTAAGACTGTACAAATGTGAATGTATGTCCATGGCAGGGGGGGCACATGTGCCAGGCATGTGTGTACTTCAAATACTAATAAGCCTCACTGTCATGCTCAACACAGCCAAAGAGCAACAGCACTGCTGActgtgttgccatggcaacttGCACAGGAGCAGATACTTGTCTGCTTGAGTAAgtgtaattatgtgtgtgtgattgtgtgtttatgtgtgtacacATGTGCTTACCCATGTGTGGTGCTACTACTATGTGTACTGGAAGACAGCcaagacagggggagacaggagaTTGGCTTTACAGTGTTTTAGGCTGAAGCATTGAGTATCTTTGCAGAGTGTGAGCGACAGAGACAATTTGAGCTTTTTTGCACTACACAACTTTAGCAGTTGGGGCAGTGAGCAAGTTCACACAATCTTCTGTTGGCGGTGGAGTGGTGTGTGGGTGACTGGAGAGCTGGGCTGGCAGTGAGGGGAGGCTAAGTGGTTCAGCCCTGTGGCCCACGCCGGGTGCTCTCCACTGGGATGGTGGGGCTCTGATGGCCTTCTGCATGGTTAGCACTCTGCACTGGATAGGGGCAAGCACtccaaagaaaaaagagagaaaatgggtgtgtgtgtgattgcatgTGGCTGCGTACACTCCTCTGCCATGTTTCACCCTCTCCCTAATGCCACTGTTGCACACTTCACTCACGGGTTGATACACAAAGTGAATGTCAATAGCCTCAAGTggcttcctctcttctttctttctttctttctttctttctttctatctatctatctatctatctatctatctatctatctatctatctatctatctatctatctatctatctatctatctatctatctatctatctatctatctatctatctatctatctatctatctatctatctatctat
This is a stretch of genomic DNA from Limanda limanda chromosome 19, fLimLim1.1, whole genome shotgun sequence. It encodes these proteins:
- the LOC133026202 gene encoding heat shock factor-binding protein 1-like protein 1, which codes for MSKTESKDMTEAMEETMQRLQGRFQGISEQLESRLTQMGTRIDDLEKNVSDLMTQAGMEEQAVSK